Below is a window of Mycobacteriales bacterium DNA.
GCGGCGCATCACGTCGGCATGCGGAATCGCTGCGTCGTACCGTCATCGTCGCAGGTCTCGGCGAACTCCACGGGAATCGCCCGACGCCAGAAGGCAACTGCTGCCTCATTTCCAGGCACCTCATGAACTGACCAGGCGCCACCGAACAGCTCGAAGACATACCTCGCAGCCGCAAGTCCCACACCGAGACGCCGGTACTGCGGCATGACGAGGAACTCGGCGATCGAACGAGGATCCGTGCCCGTGACAAGCACGATCCCACCGATCTGGCCGCGAACTCGAATCAGGAATGGATGTCGCGTCGGCTCGGTCCAGTAGTGGTCCAACCATGAATAGCCAAAGCGCCCACGCTCATTGAGCACCGCATCATCGGACAGCCGCGCGAACTCATACGCGTTGAACTCCAACAGCTGACGCAAGACCTCCTTGTCCGCCAGCTCTGCCCGGACAACCTCGACGTCCACCGCAACCTCCGCACGGTCCAGCGATCACACATTCACGCTAACCACTACCCGGACCACGGGCGAACCCGATTCCAAGGACCTGTCGCTTCACACCGACTCCCGACCGGGCATCATCGGGGAATGCGAGTAACCGTCGCCCCATACGATCCTCAGTGGCAGACAGACTTCGAACGAGTCAGCCGTGACCTGTCGATCGTGCTCAGCGGAGTCGACGTCCTGGCCGTCGAGCACGTCGGGAGCACCTCGGTACGAGACTTGCCGGCTAAGCCGATCATCGACATCGACATCGTCGTACGTCCGGACGGACTACCTCGCGCTCTCGCCGCCCTGGAGTTGGCCGGATACGTCTACCAAGGCGAACTGGGCATCAACGACAGACATGCGTTCAAGGCCTCCGA
It encodes the following:
- a CDS encoding GNAT family N-acetyltransferase, which gives rise to MDVEVVRAELADKEVLRQLLEFNAYEFARLSDDAVLNERGRFGYSWLDHYWTEPTRHPFLIRVRGQIGGIVLVTGTDPRSIAEFLVMPQYRRLGVGLAAARYVFELFGGAWSVHEVPGNEAAVAFWRRAIPVEFAETCDDDGTTQRFRMPT